GAATTATTAGGTTTCATCACGTGAATCTATGTGCAAAGTTTCAGATTCTAAATCCTAGATTTGAgctcgaattcgtgagtcaaagattTGGGGGAAAAAGTCAACAATTTCTTCATAGCTCAAATTCATAATCTATATGATGTTTCAGCTTAAATTGACGATTGGCGAGCATTAGATGCAACATTTTAAGCAACTTTCATGttggaatcatcatctaaaacgcCTTCGATTGATGTTACGAATTCATGTTCATCGTTCACAAGTGATGGTTCGCTGGGTTCTCTGCTATGCAGAGTTCTTccaggatcctttcactatatatatatatatatatatatatatatatatatatatatatatatatatatgggcaggatcaatggggaagtaaccaatcgggggaagaaaaattttttttttttggaatttttttttccggcatcaagatcacacgaaaatatgaatatttagaaaagacacttcgtgatgaatgttattatttaggagggaaaacgatcgacaaaaataacattcaagataatattgttcgtgaagaatgtgaacgttttttttttttcatgtcttgtgaagtaaaatttagccagatttagagtttagggtttagggtttggtgttttgggtttatttcataaacccaaaacaccaaaccctaaaccctcacCCTCCTCCTGTTCTTGTCAATGGCAAAGCTGATATTTGTGTGTGGAAGTCTAAAACAGGAAAAGTGGTGCCTTTCTCTGTTAAAGCAGTTTGGAATGATCTTTGTGATGATTGGCACAATGTGAAATGGGCTAGACTTGTATGGTTTAGTCAATGTATCCCTAGGCACTCTTTTACTACTTGGGTTGCCTTACAATCTAAGCTGAAAATTCAAGATAAATATATGATTGTGGATCACCAATTTGCTCAAAGTTGTCCTTTTTGTTTATCTCAAAAGGATAGCCATAAACATTTATTTTTTGAATGTGATTACCCTAATGAAGTGTGGAATGTGTTTAAAGGTCTTGGCAGGTTGGATCATGCTCCAGATTCTTGGCCTGATTTGATTGAATATTTGCAGCAAAGGCCTATTAATAAGTCTGTATGGAGTATAATTCAAAGGTTGATATTGGGCGCGTGTGTATATTATATTTGGCAAGAGAGGAATTTGAGGTTATTTCAAGAAAAGTCCAGACCATTAGTAAATTTGGTTAATATTATCAAAAAGAACATAACTCTGAAATTAAATGGTTTGACTATTAAAAAGTCAAGGCAAGCAAAATTGGCTTTTGAACTTTGGAATTTAAATGGTGATGGGTGCAAAGGGAAGACGGTTACTAATGATTTGTCATAAGTTCATGGTTTGTACAAGGAGAAGAAGGTGCATGGTTTTTTGTTATAGTTCGACTTTTTTTGGTCAAGCTTTGATTGGGTATGATTTCTGCTATGCTGGTTGGTCTTTGCTGATCTGGTGTGATTATAGTATTGGAACAAATATTGCTTGGTGGGTTGTTAGGTGGTTGTGTGTGTTGGCTAATCCTATACTAGGTAGGGTTAATGTAAGTGTGCAAAAAATGAAAAAAGAGGTTAGAAAGTGTCATGTTTGTTTTGGTAGTGGTTTTTTGTGCTACAGGTACTTAATTTCAAGAAAAGATGGTGTTAATGTTTTGAAGTATGAAAGCAATGAAGGAATGCAATTTTGGACTTTTAGAGTCAATGCTGATCAACTAAtcaaagtcaaagttggtcaagatATAGTTGAAGAGTTAAAGAACAAAAGTCAAAAGAGGTCAAAGAGGAATATTTTGAAGATTTTTGGGACCTGTTTCTGCTTGCTGACTTCAGGTTTGTATTTGAATTATATTATGAATATGATTTGTGATTTATGTGCAGGTAATCAGAGTCTAGTTTTTGATCCTTTTTAAATTTAGGGTTTGGTATCTGTGAATGTATAGTTATAGATTTTTTATATAATAGGTTTTGTTTTAATTGTATAGTTTTGGCTTTATTTTATAGTTTAGGAAATTATTGTTAAGTGTTTCTGGTGGTCACTTCAAAAAACCCGCCCCTTTTGTActcttttttattattaataaaatttgccAGGGTACCGTCCCCTTTTCgtaaaaccctaaatcctaaactctaaactctaaaccgttcgtgttaaaaactcaatctaaatcctaaatctaaaccccaaaccctaaatttctaaaccctaatatctaaaccctataaaccctaatatctaaaccctaatacctaaaacttcaacatacgctcgaaaaacacgataattgttatatattacttctttgagcattttcccgccaaaataaaaatatttatcacaaagtgtctttattaaatattcatattttcatccaatctataatgttcgtgaacaaagttttttaaaaaaacgaagaaatttttttttgcttccccccgcttcccccgattggttacttccatcttggtTTGGCGTTGCTGTTGTTGTATCTTCATGAAGTGTGATCTATGCTTTTTCGCGCTTTGCTTCTTACCCGGACCTCGTCATGGTATGGGTATGTATGTGTGtgcatatatgtatgtgtatgtatggaTGTATGGGTACGTTTGTATGCTTGTTTGTGTATGTATGTTTATGTTTGTTCGAATGTGGGTTTATATGTTTGCTTTATGTATGTCTATAGATGTTTATGCATGTTTCTGTATATATGCATGTAGGCCTAGGTATGTATGCGTATGTAGGTATGTTTGTTTGTATGTATGTTCGTTTGTGTGTATGTATGGcgattgtatgtatgtatatatgtaggtGTGTATGTATGTAGGTAGGTATATATGTAGGTTTGTTTGTGTGTATgcgtgtatgtgtgtatgtgtgcaCCTAGGTATGTCCATGTATGTCtgggtatgtatgtatgtatgtatgtatgtatgtatgtatgtatgcatgcatgcttgtatgtAGGCTTAGGTATAgagttttgtatgattgtttgtatGTGGTCATATATGTTTATTGTTCTTCTAGTGCAGCATTTATTGATATGAATTGAGGTCCGCATCGCACTCTAAGGTACattttatatgtgtgtgtgtgtgtgtgtgtgtgtatatgtgtgtatatatatatatatatatatatatatatatatatatatatatatatatatatatatatatatatatatatatatatatatatatatatattacggctCTATTAAGCGAGTCAACAGtatgcgtcgatttattggcgtcttaCTGTCGTTTAtagcctaaattgaactccaggcatgttttcaaacccatgaaaatttgatactACCATTTTCATGGAGTCTCTTTTGATTTAATTGCTTATTTTTCTTTTACTCActtttatagtttttttttgtttttttttttttttttttttttgccggaggtccccttggaagcaatctctttatccgtcggatagagagagggaggactttctcgattcttggagtgtttcactcggggtggagaaatgacctCTCTTTATCCAAAGATAGAGGTATGATTGTTTACATCTCACATCCCCCATACCCCACGCATGTGGGATTGGGtatgttgttgttgtatatatatatatatatatatatatatatatatatatatatatatatatatatatatatatataatcaaagatGTTTCAACCTTCCACTCCAAGGATCTACTATTTACTTAATGAACAGGGCTCATAAAATTAATCGAACGACCCTGCACATCAAATTGTATGACATGTTACAGTCATGATCATTAGGTACGGTAAATCATAACTCTAACCTTCAAATCGAATTAAAATAGTTCTTGGAAAATAAGGATTGCCGAAGTTGGTTATACATTCTTAGCGCGGTTATTTTTTTCAGTTAAAAGAATAAATATTAGAAAGAGTTTTTCTAAACATAGCCCAAAAGCTATGCTTAAGAATTAAATATAAGCTTGAACATATTGTACATTGAGTTGGTTAAGAGTAGTTGGGTGAGTAGTTATCATTAATTTACATTAATTTACAACCATTTCATGCGTGTCTAGACTTCTTAAAGATAGCCCTTAGGGTTATCTTTTTTCAATTAAACCACTTGTATCGGACATATCCAACACCTGTTGGATCCTACATGGCATTAAACTCACGCCCCAAATTGACTTATCAAGGCGTTGGATGGGGCAGTGTACGGGGCATTCCTTGAATTCCGACGGCTAAACCAACAGACGTTGCTtttgtatttttaaatttttattattttaaaaatattatttttatccctttttaataccTAACCCAATTacattttaacacatcatcacaatacccCTAACTCACACTACCACTACTACACATAAAAAAAACCCATACATCATAGACATCAAAAAAGTACAAAAAGCAACCAACACCACCAATTCACGTCCCCTACCACTACAAAATAGTCTTAGAAGATGATCAATTGCTTATCAGTTTAAGTATTGAAGTCCCTAAAAGATCAAATGTATGAAGATCACAATCATATAACACACACCGTAAAAAATGGGGGCCCTAAAAGaagggagggggggggggggggataatGCCCCAACTTTAGTCCTTTTACTTGTTAAGTCACTCATATGCTGGCAAAATGAGAAGTAAATTCCATTACTCAATAAATGGAGATCCCGACTAAGCAAGAGCCATGTATGGGCATGGATAGAATGACACAAACATTGTACTACTATACAACACAAACACCTTTgtcatgttggtgattttagcatgatccaacataCATTTTAGGGATTGGATTACTAACTTGAAAGTGTCtttcgaaccattgatacgttacacgaattcggAGAAGTGTGGAGTGCACGTTCGTAAAACGTGAGGTAGTTTGAGGTTTCCTTTAGACTTGAAAATGTTATTTGGAACATAAGAAATGCGAAACAAGACTTGAAAAGGCCATACGAGTAAAAACCTTGAGTTTGGAAAAATGGAGTGCTGGCCAGGCTTAGCCCGTGGCGCGGCTCAGCcacccgcggcgcggcctaaggcacaAAATCCATGTCGAGACTTTTGGCATTTTCAAGTGTTTTTcctttgttagcccgcggcgcggctcaagggcccgcggcgcggcttaatacAGGGGACGCTGAAAATGTGTCTTTTTCACCCAAAAGGCACATTTCGAACCCCAACCGTTTTGGGGTTGTTCCAAGGCATTTTAACTCCGTTTTTTCATGTTTTTAGAtcattttaagtctaaatacatgaatgAGAACTTCCAAGCAACTAGtgggtatgaatcaaaggttgtgaTTCTTCAtcaaaccttttgacccattataaatacacatttggtgtatttgaaaaaggttccaGATTTCAACCTTTTTACACACACTTTCATTTCATACAATTAGAGGATAATCTCTGCAATAAttttgattgttttcttttagccaagacaacaatctagtctttgtcttatcccaatcgaaacttcgtgtaacccgtggctaattgggtcgaaatattcgattagaaAAGTGtacacacgattcaaagatcaatccggagtcggTTCCGTTTCAGGCATGAAGATTACTTACAATCCAAGTTCTTAACATGTCATAGAAATCAAGTCAACAATACAGCACATAACTAATTCATTTTTGGTTATATTTCCCTACAGACAAGACAAAAAAaagtaaaagtgaaattaaataaaaaGATTAACTAAAAATGCTAAAGATAAAACAACATATTAAAAGGCAAACACCAACTATTGTATTGATTGTAAATTTAGTTACAATCAATACAGTAATTAACTTGAGTTTAGTTATAGAAACAGCAATATTCCCAAAATTAAATTCATTCCTAGCACGTACTCGGCCTCCAGTTAAAACGGCAAGTTTGAACACTACTTGTTGAACGCACAAATAATCATACTTACAAAGTTTCTCCCTTTAGAACTTGACTCAGCCATGCAATTCTCAAGGTCTTTATCGCTTGAAATTAGAACACGACTACCGTTGGTGTCTTCATACTCAATACGGAAATTTGTAAGATTATTATACTCAATACGGGAATTCGTGGGGTCTACTTCCTTCATCCTTGGTGTCACTTCCTTGTGCAGGTCTTCAAGTTTGGCTGAATAGGGCAGTGGAAACTTGAGTAAATGGTCAAGGTATTTTACCTTGATTGTCTTCCCCATAAATGTGGATGTTAAATTCTCATTCTGCAAAACCATGGAGTGATAATAAAGGCAAACCACCAAATATTATAGTATGACTTCAAGTAATACTAAGCGAATGTCAAGAGATCTCATCTTATTACAACCAAAAAAACACAGAAATCGCGATTGTTACTTGTCTAACAATTAATTTGAACAACAGCAAATAGAATATAGATGTTAAAAACTCAAGTTGCAGCCTTTAGCATGTCAGATGGAAGTATCAAGTTAACTAGCAAGTAAACGTACATAGCGCCTTTAGCATGTCAGTAGGAATTTTTGTCCGACTGATTTAGTCGGACAAaatcggtcaaagttggtcaaagttggtcatATGAATttattttagattttttttttttagtatttgAATAATTGAGTTATGTTTCTAGACAATCAAGATAAAGTTTATGTTTTTGTTTATTGTTTTCTTTTGAATTTatacatacaacaacaacaatacccaattccactaaagtggagtatgggggaggttagatgtagacagtctttcctctactctagagtaaaagggaagtcattcctcccccacggatacctatcggtccgcGGGTAaaagaagtcgtccctccctatactatagggcagagaggctgcttcccAAGGACCTCCGGCCAGCAGAACCATGAAATCCGTTAAGTGAAGTAACTAAATGCAAGTAAAGTAAAGTAGATAAAAGGAACCTTACCGTGGAAAATGTAAAGGTAAATATGGCATGTAACAAAGTAAAGTAAAAGAACATATAAGTGAAAAAAGTAAGTGTCAAGTATGCAAGTATAACAAGCAATGTAAGTATAAAATGTGTATGTAAGCATGTAGGTATAGAGCATGTAGTTATACAATGCAGTATAAAACATATAAGTATACAATGTAAGCATAAAGACATGTAGCATGTAAATGTAAATACGTGTAATTTAATGCGATATAATGTAATGCGACATGTAACGGTATAGTGATATAAGGCAAGTAAATAAGTATAATGTAATGCACACAACATGTTTGGGATATGCTACAATAAGTATTagtatatgaaaaaaaaaaaaaaaaaaaaaaaaacatatatgaaGCAAAAAAGCAAGTAGGCAAAAGGCAtacgataaaaatatataaaactaaatagaaaattaaaaaagaatataaaataaaatatatatacaacctAGTCATCAATcataattctactcctccacaaatttctatcagaagtcatgtcctcggtcaataaaagctccttcatgtcaagcttcagtctatcctccaacctacgtgtAGGTCTACCTCTTCTCCTTACGCCGCCAACCGTGAGGGCTTCCACTCTCCTGACCGGTGCTGTGGGTGGCCGCCTCCTTACATggccaaaccatctaagtcgtccttctcTCATCTTGTTGACGATATTCCCAACTTCTAAGTTCTTTCTAAAAATTCCATTAGGTATCATGTCTAacatggtcttaccaca
This window of the Rutidosis leptorrhynchoides isolate AG116_Rl617_1_P2 chromosome 7, CSIRO_AGI_Rlap_v1, whole genome shotgun sequence genome carries:
- the LOC139860356 gene encoding uncharacterized protein, whose product is MVVLMSCVSGEEGDGNGDMRVIMVYGGGYSCSMVAVRMKWVLGVELDNENGSGVRLFNEREKMHHNKESKTGKVVPFSVKAVWNDLCDDWHNVKWARLVWFSQCIPRHSFTTWVALQSKLKIQDKYMIVDHQFAQSCPFCLSQKDSHKHLFFECDYPNEVWNVFKGLGRLDHAPDSWPDLIEYLQQRPINKSVWSIIQRLILGACVYYIWQERNLRLFQEKSRPLVNLVNIIKKNITLKLNGLTIKKSRQAKLAFELWNLNGDGCKGKTVTNDLS